In Streptomyces rapamycinicus NRRL 5491, the genomic stretch CCGTCGACCTGGACGGGCGGCAGGTCCTCGGCACGCTGAAGCCCACCAGCGAGCTGCCCATGCACCTCGCGGTCTACCGGGAGACCGACGCCGAGGCCGTGGTCCACACCCACGCCGTCCACGCCACGGCCGTCTCCACGCTCGTCGACGAGCTCCCCGCGATCCACTACATGACCGCCGCCCTCGGCGGCCCGGTCCGCGTCGCGCCCTACGCGCTCTACGGCACGGACGAACTGGCCGACGCCATGATCGAGGCGCTGCGCGACCGCAGCGGCTGTCTGCTGCGCAACCACGGCACCGTCGTCCACGGCGCCACCCTGGACCAGGCGTACGACCGCACCGCCCAGCTCGAGTGGATGTGCCGGGTCTGGCTCAACGCGGTCTCCGTCCCCGGCCGCGCCCCCTCCCTGATCCCGCCGGACGAGATGCGGCGCGCCGCCGAGAAGCTGAGCGGCTACGGCCAGAAGGGCTGAGCCCGCCAGGCACGCCCCGGGCCCCAGCCGGTACCCCGGGTACCCCGGGCCACGCCTGGCACGCTCCGGACCCGGCCTGGCACGCCCCGGGCCCCGCCCGGTACGCCCCGCGCCACGCCCGGGAGGTCACCCGGCCGGGCACGCCCGCTGGCCGGGCGCCGCCTCCCCGACCACACTGGGAGGGATGCGCCTGCGAACAACGGCGGTCGCGGCCGCCACCACCCTGCTGAGTGTCGGCGTGGCCGCGGTGGCGGCCGGACGGTACGCCACCAGCGCTGCGCTGAAACCGGTCCCCGACCGTCCGCTGCCCAACGAGGCGCCGCTGACCGTCCACGCGACCGCGGCCGGCCAGATCACCCTGACCCGCTCGCTCGCCTCGCTGCGCCCCGGCACCTACGGCCTCACCGGCCGCTCCTGCCACGCCGTCGTCGGCCCCGTCATCGAGGACGCCCCGCACCCAGCCGACTGCGTCGTGCGCCGGCTGGAGCGGGTCACCCACGGCGAGCTCACCCCCGGCACTCGGGTCCGGCTGACGCCCCAGGTGCACATCGGCAACCCACGGGACGCGCTCGGCATCGACCACGCCGACGTGGACGTGGACGCCGAACTCGGTCCGCTGCCCGCCTGGTTCATCCCCGGCGAACGCTCCACATGGGTGATCACCACCCATGGCCTCGGCACCACCCGTGAACACCCTATGGTCGTCATGCCCTTCCTGCGGCAGCTGCGGGTGCCGGTGCTCGACCTCGCCTACCGCGGCGACCCCGGCGCCCCGCGCTCCGCGGACGGCATATCCCACCTCGGCGACACCGAGTGGCGGGACCTGGACGCGGCCATCCGCTACGCGGTGGGCTACGGGGCGAGCGGGGTCGTGCTGCACGGCTGGTCCACCGGCGCCTCGATGGCCCTCCACGCCGCCGCGAACTCCGCGCTGCGGCACCGCGT encodes the following:
- a CDS encoding class II aldolase/adducin family protein → MTQSRSTRQPQPRLTHPLRQAWTQVVSTARRTTADGLVVGTSGNVSARVGDTVLVTPSGVPYDRLGPRDAVAVDLDGRQVLGTLKPTSELPMHLAVYRETDAEAVVHTHAVHATAVSTLVDELPAIHYMTAALGGPVRVAPYALYGTDELADAMIEALRDRSGCLLRNHGTVVHGATLDQAYDRTAQLEWMCRVWLNAVSVPGRAPSLIPPDEMRRAAEKLSGYGQKG
- a CDS encoding alpha/beta hydrolase, which encodes MRLRTTAVAAATTLLSVGVAAVAAGRYATSAALKPVPDRPLPNEAPLTVHATAAGQITLTRSLASLRPGTYGLTGRSCHAVVGPVIEDAPHPADCVVRRLERVTHGELTPGTRVRLTPQVHIGNPRDALGIDHADVDVDAELGPLPAWFIPGERSTWVITTHGLGTTREHPMVVMPFLRQLRVPVLDLAYRGDPGAPRSADGISHLGDTEWRDLDAAIRYAVGYGASGVVLHGWSTGASMALHAAANSALRHRVTGLVLDSPVLDWQATLRALAAARGIPAPLLPLALRAAEGRTGLHDSRLPEVADPERLSVPTLVAHGPDDTLAPWHVSREFVDRRRDLVTLHTVRQAPHAAMWNADPEAYEEALRRFLVPLL